Proteins encoded in a region of the Pseudomonas putida genome:
- a CDS encoding NAD(P)H-dependent flavin oxidoreductase, with the protein MSLPALLEQRLRLPVVAAPMFLISNPKLVLACCASGVVGSFPALNQRDSAGFKAWLEEIEAGLTQLQAPAPYAVNLIVHPTNPRLQADLALCVEHRVPIVITSLGAVKEVVDAVHGYGGLVFHDVTTRRHAEKAAEAGVDGLIAVAAGAGGHAGTWSPFALAAEIRQFFDKTLLLAGCINHGHEILAAQLLGADLAYMGTRFIATAESHAQDAYKQMLLDAHAADIIHTPAVSGIPASFLRSSLEQAGYDMNALKSGHEQGKLKPIDDEAKAWKTVWSAGQGVGEIHDLPSTTELIERLQKEYREALERCQVLRIRTL; encoded by the coding sequence ATGTCGTTACCTGCCTTGCTCGAACAACGCTTGCGCCTGCCTGTGGTCGCGGCGCCGATGTTCCTGATCTCCAACCCCAAACTGGTGCTGGCCTGCTGCGCCAGCGGTGTGGTCGGCAGTTTCCCGGCCCTTAACCAGCGCGACAGCGCCGGTTTCAAGGCCTGGCTGGAGGAGATCGAGGCGGGCCTGACGCAATTGCAGGCGCCAGCCCCCTATGCCGTCAACCTGATCGTGCACCCGACCAACCCACGCCTGCAGGCCGACCTGGCCTTGTGCGTAGAACATCGCGTGCCGATCGTCATCACCAGCCTGGGGGCGGTAAAGGAAGTGGTCGACGCCGTGCATGGCTATGGCGGCCTGGTGTTCCACGATGTCACCACTCGCCGCCATGCCGAGAAAGCCGCCGAAGCAGGTGTCGATGGCCTGATCGCCGTCGCCGCAGGTGCGGGTGGCCACGCCGGCACCTGGAGCCCGTTCGCCCTGGCAGCGGAAATTCGTCAGTTTTTCGACAAGACCCTGCTGCTGGCTGGTTGCATCAACCACGGCCACGAAATCCTCGCGGCACAATTGCTGGGCGCCGATCTGGCCTACATGGGCACGCGCTTCATCGCCACCGCAGAAAGCCACGCCCAGGATGCCTACAAGCAGATGCTGCTCGATGCCCATGCCGCCGACATCATCCACACCCCGGCAGTGTCCGGCATCCCTGCCAGCTTCCTGCGTTCGAGCCTGGAGCAGGCCGGCTATGACATGAATGCCCTCAAGAGCGGCCACGAGCAAGGCAAGCTCAAGCCGATCGACGACGAGGCTAAAGCCTGGAAGACCGTATGGTCGGCTGGCCAGGGCGTCGGCGAAATCCATGACCTGCCCAGCACCACTGAATTGATCGAACGGCTCCAAAAGGAGTACCGGGAAGCCTTGGAGCGCTGCCAGGTTCTGCGCATCCGCACCTTGTAG
- the trpD gene encoding anthranilate phosphoribosyltransferase: protein MDIKSALARIVGHLDLSTEEMRDVMRQIMTGQCSEAQIGAFLMGMRMKSESIDEIVGAVSVMRELADKVELKSLDGVVDIVGTGGDGANIFNVSTASAFVLAAAGCTVAKHGNRAVSGKSGSADLLEAAGIYLNLTPTQVARCIDSLGIGFMFAQSHHSAMKHAAGPRRELGLRTLFNMLGPLTNPAGVKHQVVGVFAQALCRPLAEVLQRLGSKHVLVVHSKDGLDEFSLAAPTFVAELKNDEITEYWVEPEDLGMKSQSLHGLAVDNPQASLELIRDALGRRKTENGQKAAEMIVLNAGAALYAADHAMTLAQGVELAHDVLHTGLAWEKLQELGAFTAVFKVENEA from the coding sequence ATGGATATCAAGAGCGCGTTGGCCCGTATCGTCGGCCACCTGGACCTCTCTACCGAAGAAATGCGCGATGTCATGCGCCAGATCATGACCGGCCAATGCAGCGAGGCGCAGATCGGCGCCTTCCTGATGGGTATGCGCATGAAAAGTGAAAGCATCGACGAGATTGTCGGTGCGGTGTCGGTGATGCGTGAGCTGGCCGACAAGGTTGAACTCAAAAGCCTCGATGGTGTGGTCGACATCGTCGGCACCGGCGGCGATGGCGCCAATATCTTCAACGTCTCCACTGCTTCCGCGTTCGTCCTGGCGGCGGCGGGTTGCACCGTCGCCAAGCACGGTAACCGCGCGGTGTCCGGCAAGAGCGGCAGTGCCGACTTGCTGGAAGCGGCCGGCATCTATCTGAACCTGACGCCAACCCAAGTGGCCCGCTGCATTGACAGCCTGGGCATCGGCTTCATGTTCGCGCAAAGCCATCACTCGGCGATGAAGCATGCCGCTGGCCCGCGTCGCGAGCTGGGGTTGCGCACCCTGTTCAACATGCTCGGCCCGCTTACGAATCCGGCCGGAGTGAAGCACCAGGTGGTCGGCGTGTTTGCCCAGGCCCTGTGCCGCCCGTTGGCCGAGGTACTGCAGCGTCTGGGTAGCAAGCATGTGTTGGTGGTGCACTCGAAGGACGGCCTGGATGAGTTCAGCCTGGCTGCACCCACCTTCGTTGCTGAACTGAAGAACGACGAAATCACCGAATACTGGGTCGAACCGGAAGACCTCGGCATGAAGAGCCAGAGTTTGCATGGCCTTGCCGTCGACAACCCGCAGGCGTCGCTGGAGCTGATCCGCGATGCGTTGGGCCGCCGCAAGACCGAAAACGGCCAGAAGGCTGCGGAAATGATCGTGCTCAATGCGGGCGCGGCACTGTATGCCGCCGATCATGCAATGACCCTGGCTCAAGGTGTGGAGCTGGCCCACGACGTACTGCACACCGGGCTGGCCTGGGAGAAGCTGCAGGAACTGGGTGCCTTTACTGCAGTATTCAAGGTGGAGAACGAAGCATGA
- the coq7 gene encoding 2-polyprenyl-3-methyl-6-methoxy-1,4-benzoquinone monooxygenase: protein MATERHYSPLDRLLLQADTAMRTLLPFSGQPARPSPAIIQPDADLDEQQSRHIAGLMRINHTGEVCAQALYQGQALTAKLPEVRKAMEHAAEEEIDHLAWCEQRIRQLNSHPSVLNPLFYGMSFGIGALAGLVSDKVSLGFVAATEHQVCKHLDEHLEQIPQEDEKSRAILEQMRIDEEQHAESALEAGGYRFPAPVRFGMSLLAKVMTKSTYRI from the coding sequence ATGGCTACCGAACGTCACTACTCGCCGCTCGACCGCTTGTTGCTGCAGGCCGATACCGCCATGCGCACCTTGCTGCCCTTCAGCGGCCAACCCGCCCGCCCATCGCCGGCCATCATCCAGCCAGACGCCGACCTGGACGAGCAACAATCCCGCCACATTGCCGGGCTCATGCGCATCAACCACACCGGTGAAGTCTGCGCCCAAGCGCTGTACCAGGGCCAGGCACTGACCGCCAAGCTGCCCGAAGTGCGCAAGGCCATGGAGCATGCCGCCGAGGAAGAAATCGACCACCTGGCCTGGTGCGAACAGCGGATTCGCCAGCTGAACAGCCACCCGAGTGTGCTCAACCCTCTTTTCTATGGCATGTCGTTCGGCATCGGCGCACTCGCCGGGCTGGTCAGCGACAAGGTCAGCCTGGGCTTCGTCGCCGCCACCGAGCATCAAGTGTGCAAGCACCTCGACGAGCACCTGGAGCAGATCCCGCAGGAAGATGAAAAATCCCGGGCCATTCTCGAGCAGATGCGCATCGACGAAGAGCAGCACGCCGAGTCTGCACTGGAAGCCGGTGGTTATCGCTTCCCGGCTCCGGTCCGTTTTGGCATGAGCTTGCTGGCCAAGGTCATGACCAAGAGCACCTACCGCATCTGA
- the crp gene encoding cAMP-activated global transcriptional regulator CRP, producing the protein MVASALPAKIKNIDKLLVHCQRRRYTAKSNIICAGDRAETLSFIIKGSVTILIEDDDGHEMIIAYLNNGDFFGELGLFEPVEGEQQRSAWVRAKTECEVAEISYEKFRELARQDPEILYALGSQMAQRLRNTTRKVGDLAFFDVTGRVARCLLELCKQPDAMTHPDGMQIKITRQEIGRIVGCSREMVGRVLKDLEERSLVQVKGKTMVVYGTR; encoded by the coding sequence ATGGTTGCCTCCGCCCTACCCGCCAAGATCAAGAACATCGACAAGTTGCTGGTGCACTGCCAGCGCCGCCGCTACACCGCCAAAAGCAACATCATCTGCGCCGGCGACCGGGCCGAGACTCTGTCGTTCATCATCAAGGGTTCGGTCACCATCCTCATCGAGGACGATGACGGCCATGAAATGATCATCGCCTACCTTAACAATGGCGATTTCTTTGGCGAGCTGGGCCTGTTCGAGCCCGTCGAGGGCGAACAGCAGCGCAGTGCCTGGGTGCGCGCCAAAACCGAGTGCGAAGTGGCCGAAATCAGCTACGAGAAGTTTCGCGAACTGGCGCGCCAGGACCCAGAAATTCTCTACGCCCTGGGCAGCCAGATGGCCCAGCGCCTACGCAACACTACGCGCAAAGTCGGCGATTTGGCATTCTTCGACGTGACCGGTCGAGTAGCCCGTTGCCTGCTGGAACTGTGCAAGCAACCCGACGCCATGACCCATCCCGATGGCATGCAGATCAAGATTACCCGGCAGGAAATCGGCCGTATCGTCGGTTGCTCGCGGGAAATGGTCGGCCGCGTCCTCAAGGACCTCGAAGAGCGCAGCCTGGTACAGGTGAAAGGCAAGACCATGGTGGTCTACGGTACCCGCTAG
- a CDS encoding SDR family NAD(P)-dependent oxidoreductase produces MTRYAMITGASSGLGLALAEALARRGRNLILVARQRETLEPVAIELTQRFGVEVLFRACDLSQPLRLSGFVLELEEGERRIDLLVNCAGLRTYGPFLAHEWADEQDLLEVNVLALSRLCHAIGNLMAVQGGGQILNVAGLAGMAPGPWMAAYAASKAYVLSFSQALREELKRTGIKVSVLCPGPVRSARRRIARLDGKPRCLSPEEVALYTVRALDKNRALIMPGRRNRWLAFAPRLLPRWLVRKLAGAIHRRYCPVGME; encoded by the coding sequence ATGACCCGTTACGCCATGATCACTGGTGCTTCCAGCGGCCTGGGCCTGGCCCTGGCGGAAGCGCTGGCACGGCGTGGGCGCAACCTGATCCTGGTAGCACGTCAGCGAGAAACACTGGAGCCTGTAGCCATCGAGCTTACCCAGCGCTTCGGGGTCGAGGTGCTGTTCCGCGCCTGCGACCTCAGCCAGCCGCTGCGCCTGTCTGGCTTCGTACTGGAACTGGAAGAAGGCGAACGGCGTATCGACCTGCTGGTCAACTGCGCGGGGTTACGCACCTACGGGCCGTTCCTGGCCCATGAGTGGGCCGACGAGCAAGACCTGCTGGAGGTCAACGTGCTGGCCCTGAGCCGCCTGTGCCACGCCATCGGCAACCTGATGGCCGTGCAGGGCGGCGGGCAGATCCTCAACGTCGCCGGCCTGGCCGGGATGGCACCCGGCCCGTGGATGGCAGCCTATGCCGCCAGCAAGGCGTATGTACTGAGTTTTTCCCAGGCGCTTCGCGAAGAGCTCAAGCGCACCGGCATCAAGGTCTCGGTACTGTGCCCCGGCCCAGTGCGTTCCGCGCGCCGGCGCATTGCGCGGCTCGACGGCAAACCGCGCTGCCTCAGCCCCGAGGAAGTAGCGCTGTACACCGTCCGCGCATTGGACAAGAACCGCGCGCTGATCATGCCCGGCCGGCGCAACCGCTGGCTGGCATTCGCCCCGCGCCTGCTGCCACGCTGGTTGGTGCGCAAGCTGGCCGGGGCCATCCACCGCCGCTATTGCCCGGTCGGCATGGAATAG
- a CDS encoding OsmC family protein, producing the protein MKARIQWAGEAMFLGESGSGHVVVMDGPPEAGGRNLGVRPMEMLLLGLGGCSSFDVVSILKKSRQAVESCEAFLEAERASEDPKVFTKIHMNFVVKGRGLKEAQVKRAVELSAEKYCSASIMLERAGVEITHGYEIVELG; encoded by the coding sequence ATGAAGGCACGTATCCAGTGGGCCGGTGAAGCAATGTTTCTCGGCGAGTCGGGGAGCGGCCATGTCGTCGTGATGGACGGCCCGCCCGAGGCCGGCGGTCGCAACCTGGGGGTGCGCCCGATGGAAATGCTGTTGCTGGGCCTGGGTGGTTGCAGCAGTTTTGACGTGGTGAGCATTCTGAAAAAGTCGCGCCAGGCGGTGGAAAGCTGCGAGGCGTTCCTGGAGGCGGAACGCGCCAGCGAAGACCCGAAGGTGTTCACCAAGATTCACATGAACTTCGTGGTGAAAGGGCGTGGGCTGAAAGAAGCGCAGGTCAAGCGGGCGGTGGAGCTGTCGGCAGAGAAGTACTGCTCGGCTTCGATCATGCTCGAGCGTGCCGGGGTTGAGATTACCCATGGCTACGAGATTGTAGAACTGGGTTAA
- the trpC gene encoding indole-3-glycerol phosphate synthase TrpC, with translation MSVPTVLERIIARKFQEVAERSARVSLAELEALAKAADAPRGFANALIEQAKRKQPAVIAEIKKASPSKGVIREHFVPAEIAVSYEKGGATCLSVLTDVDYFQGADVYLQQARAAVSLPVIRKDFMVDPYQIVEARALGADCVLLIVSALDDVKMAELAATAKDVGLDVLVEVHDGDELERALKTLDTPLVGVNNRNLHTFEVSLETTLDLLPRIPRDRLAITESGILNRADVELMAINEVYSFLVGEAFMRAEQPGLELQRLFFPEQVKKTVQPLD, from the coding sequence ATGAGTGTGCCGACAGTGCTGGAAAGGATCATTGCCCGCAAGTTTCAGGAAGTGGCCGAGCGCAGCGCGCGCGTCAGCCTTGCCGAGCTGGAGGCCCTGGCCAAGGCCGCCGATGCTCCGCGTGGCTTTGCCAACGCGCTGATCGAGCAGGCCAAGCGCAAGCAGCCGGCGGTGATTGCTGAAATCAAGAAGGCCTCGCCGAGCAAAGGCGTGATCCGCGAGCACTTTGTGCCGGCGGAAATCGCGGTCAGCTACGAGAAGGGTGGCGCTACCTGCCTGTCGGTGCTGACCGATGTCGATTACTTCCAGGGTGCCGATGTGTACCTGCAGCAGGCTCGCGCAGCAGTTTCCTTGCCGGTAATCCGCAAGGACTTCATGGTCGACCCTTACCAGATCGTCGAAGCCCGGGCCTTGGGCGCGGACTGCGTGCTACTGATCGTGTCGGCGCTGGACGACGTAAAGATGGCCGAACTGGCCGCCACTGCCAAGGATGTCGGCCTTGATGTGCTAGTGGAAGTGCACGATGGCGATGAGCTGGAGCGCGCCTTGAAAACCCTCGACACGCCGCTGGTTGGGGTGAACAACCGTAACCTGCACACCTTTGAGGTGAGCCTGGAAACCACCCTCGACCTGCTGCCGCGCATTCCGCGTGATCGCTTGGCGATTACCGAGAGCGGTATTCTCAACCGAGCGGACGTGGAACTGATGGCGATCAACGAGGTTTACTCGTTCCTGGTCGGCGAGGCGTTCATGCGAGCGGAGCAGCCTGGCCTGGAATTGCAGCGGTTGTTCTTCCCAGAACAGGTGAAGAAAACTGTACAGCCATTGGACTGA
- a CDS encoding histidine triad nucleotide-binding protein: MDDLFLKIINREIPADIIYEDDQILAFKDIAPAAPVHFLVIPKKHIRTLNDLTEEDKALAGHILFTAQRLAVEQGCEEGFRVVMNCNPKGGQTVYHIHMHVLGQRQMNWPPG, translated from the coding sequence GTGGACGATCTATTCCTCAAAATCATCAACCGGGAAATCCCGGCGGATATCATCTACGAAGACGACCAGATCCTCGCCTTCAAGGACATTGCACCCGCGGCACCGGTACATTTTCTGGTCATCCCGAAAAAGCACATTCGTACGCTCAATGACCTGACCGAAGAAGACAAGGCCCTGGCTGGTCACATCCTCTTCACTGCCCAACGTCTAGCGGTCGAGCAAGGCTGCGAAGAGGGCTTCCGCGTGGTCATGAACTGCAACCCGAAAGGCGGCCAGACGGTCTACCACATCCATATGCACGTGCTTGGCCAGCGCCAGATGAACTGGCCACCGGGCTGA
- the hemJ gene encoding protoporphyrinogen oxidase HemJ, whose amino-acid sequence MLYLWIKALHIVSVVCWFAGLFYLPRLFVYHAQSQDSISQERFITMERKLYRGIMNPAMIATYVFGAWMLYLTPGWLSQGWLHAKLTLVILLTGYHHVCGAQRKRFASGTNTRSHVYYRWFNEVPVLFLLGIVILVVVKPF is encoded by the coding sequence ATGCTTTACCTATGGATCAAAGCGCTGCACATCGTCAGCGTGGTCTGCTGGTTCGCCGGCCTGTTCTACCTGCCGCGGCTGTTCGTCTACCACGCCCAGAGCCAGGACAGCATCAGCCAGGAACGCTTCATCACCATGGAGCGTAAGCTGTACCGCGGCATCATGAACCCGGCGATGATCGCCACCTACGTGTTCGGTGCCTGGATGCTGTACCTCACCCCCGGCTGGCTGAGCCAAGGCTGGCTGCATGCCAAGCTGACCCTGGTGATCCTGCTGACCGGCTACCATCACGTATGCGGTGCCCAACGCAAACGCTTCGCCAGCGGCACCAATACCCGCAGCCACGTCTACTATCGCTGGTTCAACGAAGTGCCCGTGCTGTTCCTGCTGGGTATCGTAATTCTGGTGGTGGTCAAACCGTTCTGA
- the erpA gene encoding iron-sulfur cluster insertion protein ErpA, whose translation MSVETFTPTGLEFTHGAAQKVKNLVNEEGNERLKLRVFVTGGGCSGFQYGFTFDEDVAEDDTIVEREGVSLVVDPMSFQYLAGAEVDYQEGLEGSRFVIKNPNAATTCGCGSSFSI comes from the coding sequence ATGAGCGTCGAAACCTTCACCCCTACCGGTCTGGAGTTTACCCATGGGGCAGCCCAGAAGGTGAAGAACCTGGTCAATGAGGAAGGTAATGAACGTCTGAAGCTGCGGGTGTTCGTGACCGGTGGCGGTTGCTCGGGCTTCCAGTACGGCTTCACTTTCGATGAAGACGTGGCCGAAGACGACACCATTGTAGAGCGAGAGGGCGTTTCCTTGGTGGTCGACCCGATGAGCTTTCAGTACCTGGCCGGCGCCGAAGTGGACTACCAGGAAGGCTTGGAAGGGTCGCGCTTCGTCATCAAGAACCCGAATGCGGCCACCACCTGTGGTTGCGGGTCGTCGTTCTCGATCTGA
- a CDS encoding aminodeoxychorismate/anthranilate synthase component II gives MLLMIDNYDSFTYNVVQYLGELGAEVKVIRNDEMTIAQIEALNPERIVVSPGPCTPSEAGVSIEAILHFAGKLPILGVCLGHQSIGQAFGGDVVRARQVMHGKTSPVHHRDLGVFAGLNNPLTVTRYHSLVVKRETLPDCLEVTAWTAHEDGSVDEIMGLRHKTLNIEGVQFHPESILTEQGHELFANFLKQTGGRR, from the coding sequence ATGTTACTGATGATCGACAATTACGACTCATTCACTTACAACGTCGTTCAGTACCTTGGCGAGCTGGGCGCCGAGGTCAAGGTCATTCGCAATGACGAAATGACCATCGCCCAGATCGAAGCCCTCAACCCTGAGCGCATCGTCGTATCCCCAGGCCCGTGCACGCCAAGCGAGGCGGGCGTGTCCATCGAGGCTATCCTGCATTTTGCCGGTAAGCTGCCGATCCTCGGCGTATGCCTGGGTCACCAGTCCATCGGCCAGGCTTTTGGCGGCGACGTGGTACGTGCACGCCAGGTCATGCATGGCAAGACCAGCCCGGTACATCACCGCGACCTGGGCGTGTTCGCCGGCCTTAACAACCCGCTGACCGTGACCCGTTATCACTCGCTGGTGGTAAAGCGCGAGACCTTGCCCGACTGCCTGGAGGTGACCGCCTGGACTGCCCATGAGGACGGTTCGGTCGATGAGATCATGGGCCTGCGCCATAAAACGTTGAATATCGAAGGGGTACAGTTCCACCCCGAGTCGATCTTGACCGAGCAGGGCCACGAGCTGTTCGCCAACTTCCTCAAGCAGACCGGCGGCCGCCGCTAA
- the argC gene encoding N-acetyl-gamma-glutamyl-phosphate reductase: MIKVGIVGGTGYTGVELLRLLAQHPQAEVAVITSRSEAGVAVADMYPNLRGHYDGLAFSVPDSKALAACDVVFFATPHGVAHALAGELLAAGTKVIDLSADFRLQDAAEWGKWYGQPHGAPELLKDAVYGLPEVNREKIRQARLIAVPGCYPTATQLGFLPLLEAGLADPSRLIADCKSGVSGAGRGAAVGSLFCEAGESMKAYAVKGHRHLPEISQGLRLAAGKDIGLTFVPHLTPMIRGIHATLYANVVDTSVDLQALFEKRYADEPFVDVMPAGSHPETRSVRGANVCRIAVHRPQGGDLVVVLSVIDNLVKGASGQAVQNLNILFGLDERMGLSHAGLLP; encoded by the coding sequence ATGATCAAGGTCGGTATCGTCGGCGGCACGGGTTACACCGGCGTCGAACTGTTGCGTCTGCTGGCACAGCATCCACAGGCCGAAGTGGCGGTCATCACTTCGCGCTCCGAGGCGGGCGTGGCGGTGGCGGACATGTACCCGAACCTGCGCGGCCATTATGACGGGCTGGCCTTCAGCGTGCCCGACAGCAAGGCCCTGGCTGCTTGCGATGTGGTGTTCTTTGCTACCCCGCATGGTGTTGCCCACGCCCTGGCAGGTGAACTGCTGGCGGCTGGCACGAAGGTGATCGACCTGTCGGCCGACTTCCGCCTGCAGGATGCCGCCGAGTGGGGCAAGTGGTATGGCCAGCCGCACGGTGCGCCAGAACTGCTCAAGGATGCGGTGTACGGCCTGCCTGAAGTCAACCGCGAGAAGATCCGCCAGGCACGCCTGATCGCGGTGCCGGGTTGCTACCCGACCGCAACCCAGTTGGGCTTCCTGCCGCTGCTGGAAGCGGGCCTGGCCGACCCGTCGCGCCTGATCGCTGATTGCAAGTCGGGTGTCAGCGGTGCTGGCCGTGGTGCTGCGGTCGGTTCGCTGTTCTGTGAGGCTGGCGAAAGCATGAAGGCCTACGCAGTGAAAGGTCACCGTCATCTGCCTGAAATCAGCCAGGGCCTGCGCCTGGCTGCTGGCAAGGACATCGGCCTTACCTTCGTGCCGCACCTGACGCCGATGATCCGGGGTATCCACGCCACCCTGTACGCGAATGTTGTCGATACGTCGGTCGACCTCCAGGCGTTATTCGAAAAGCGTTATGCCGACGAGCCGTTCGTCGACGTGATGCCCGCTGGCAGTCACCCGGAAACACGCAGCGTGCGCGGCGCCAACGTCTGCCGCATTGCCGTTCATCGCCCGCAGGGTGGTGACCTGGTGGTGGTGCTGTCGGTAATCGACAACCTGGTCAAGGGGGCCTCTGGCCAGGCGGTACAGAACCTCAACATCCTGTTCGGCCTGGATGAGCGCATGGGCCTGTCCCATGCCGGCTTGCTGCCTTAA